TTGAGGAAAAATATAAAGGCTCCTTTGTTCCGACTTGGTAATATTGCTATTTCCTTCTTTTCTTCATAGATGAGCCGTCTAACCGGCAGCACCCGGCGTGACGGCTCCCCCCTCCTTGTTTAAGATGTTTAAGGCAGCCGATTTTAAAAACCGAGAGGAGATTGTATGATTATGGCATTACCGGAAAACCTGCGTTTAGACACAATAGCTGTCCATGGGGGGCAGGAACCTGACCCGGTTACCGGGTCGAGAGCCGTGCCTATTTATCAAACTACCTCTTATAATTTCCGCAACGCCGAACACGCGGCCAATTTGTTTGGCCTCAAAGAATTCGGCAATATCTACAGCCGGATTATGAATCCTACCAATGACGTGCTGGAAAAGCGCATTGCAGCCCTGGAAGGCGGGGTAGGGGCGCTGGCCTTTTCTTCCGGGCATGCGGCGATCAGCGGCGCTATTTTTAATATTGCCCAGGCTGGGGATGAGATTGTCAGCTCTTCCACCTTATATGGCGGTACTTATAACATGTTCGCCTATACCTTGCCGCGTCTGGGAATTACCGTGAAGTTCGTTGATCCGAAAGACCCAGATAACTTCCGCCGGGCTATTACCCCGAAAACCAAAGCTATCTATGGTGAAACCATCGGCAATCCTAAAATTGATGTCTTTGATATTGAAGCAGTAGCTGCCATCGCCCATGAAGCAGGTCTTCCCCTTCTGCTCGACAGCACTTTCTCCACTCCGTATCTCACCCGGCCGATTGAGTTCGGCGCCGATATTGTCATCCATTCGGCCACCAAATTTATCGGCGGCCATGGCACCTCTATGGGCGGCCTGGTGATCGACGGCGGCAAATTCGACTGGACCAACGGCAAATTTCCTACCCTCACCGAACCGGACCCCAGTTATCACGGACTGGTTTACACCGAGGCCTTCGCTAATTTAGCCTTTATCCTTCGCCTGAGAGTTCAGGTTTTACGGGATTTAGGCGCGGCTTTGAGCCCCTTTAACAGCTTCTTGTTCCTGCAGGGTTTGGAAACATTGCATCTCAGGCTGCAGCGCCATAGTGACAATGTCCTGGCCATTGCCGGATACCTGGAATCTCACCCTCAGGTCACCTGGGTCAGCTATCCGGGCCTGGCCAGTCACCCTGATCATGCTCTGGCTAAAAAGTATCTGCCTAAAGGAGCCGGTGCTATTTTGACCTTCGGTATTAAAGGCGGATTGAAAGCCGGCAGAAAGTTCATTGATTCCCTCAAGCTATTTTCACTTTTAGCCAATGTAGGCGACGCCAAGTCCCTGGTCATTCATCCCGCCAGCACCACCCATTCCCAATTGACGACTGAGCAAAGAGCCGGCGCCGGCGCGCCGGATGAATTGATCCGTTTGTCGTTGGGCCTGGAGGACCCGGCCGATTTGATTGATGATCTGGAACAGGCTTTAATTGCAATACGGTAAATATTTCAGTTGATGCGGCAGTTTAGACAGGATAACCGGACCTGACAGGCTATCCCGTCGCTGTCATCTTGCAAGCCATGAAGGAGATAACTGCCATGAAACTTTCAACCAAGGCCATCCATGTTGGACACGATGTCGATTCACTGACCGGCGCGGTAGCACTGCCGCTTTATTTGTCGACAACATTTGAACGTGACCCTGACGGCGGCTATCCGCGCGGTTATGTTTATACCCGTCTGGACAATCCGAACCGGATGGCGCTGGAACAATCCCTATGCAGTCTGGAAGGAGGAAAGGCCGCCGCCGCTTTTTCATCCGGCCTGGCCGCTATTAACGCCCTGCTGCAGGGGCTGTCCGGCGGCGATCATATTGTCGTGTCGGATGAACTATATCACGGCACGGTACATATTATAAAGGATATTTACGGTCCATGGGGGCTTCAGGCTACCTTTGTGGATACCAGGGTCCCGGAATTGGTGCAGCAGGCAGTCCGGCCCAACACCAGGCTGGTGTATATCGAAACTCCCTCCAATCCCACCTTGAAAATTACCGACATCAGGGCCATTGCCGGTATTGCCCGCGCTGCCGGGGCAAAATGCGTCTGTGACAATACCTGGGCCACGCCGATCCTGCAGCGCCCGCTGGAACTGGGCGCCGACCTGGTCATCCAGTCCACGACCA
The nucleotide sequence above comes from Acetonema longum DSM 6540. Encoded proteins:
- a CDS encoding homocysteine synthase, producing the protein MALPENLRLDTIAVHGGQEPDPVTGSRAVPIYQTTSYNFRNAEHAANLFGLKEFGNIYSRIMNPTNDVLEKRIAALEGGVGALAFSSGHAAISGAIFNIAQAGDEIVSSSTLYGGTYNMFAYTLPRLGITVKFVDPKDPDNFRRAITPKTKAIYGETIGNPKIDVFDIEAVAAIAHEAGLPLLLDSTFSTPYLTRPIEFGADIVIHSATKFIGGHGTSMGGLVIDGGKFDWTNGKFPTLTEPDPSYHGLVYTEAFANLAFILRLRVQVLRDLGAALSPFNSFLFLQGLETLHLRLQRHSDNVLAIAGYLESHPQVTWVSYPGLASHPDHALAKKYLPKGAGAILTFGIKGGLKAGRKFIDSLKLFSLLANVGDAKSLVIHPASTTHSQLTTEQRAGAGAPDELIRLSLGLEDPADLIDDLEQALIAIR
- a CDS encoding trans-sulfuration enzyme family protein translates to MKLSTKAIHVGHDVDSLTGAVALPLYLSTTFERDPDGGYPRGYVYTRLDNPNRMALEQSLCSLEGGKAAAAFSSGLAAINALLQGLSGGDHIVVSDELYHGTVHIIKDIYGPWGLQATFVDTRVPELVQQAVRPNTRLVYIETPSNPTLKITDIRAIAGIARAAGAKCVCDNTWATPILQRPLELGADLVIQSTTKYHGGHSDVLGGALVSKDDDEFFARIRMIQRIGGAVPAPFDCWLISRGIQTLPCRMKAQTRIAAQIAAFLESKPQVEKVYYPGLASHEGHAVAARQMDGFGAMLSFQVRGGREAALAVTGKVKIITPATSLGGVESLIEHRKSIEGPDSRTPDNLLRLSVGLEDVEDLKTDLETALAG